Proteins encoded within one genomic window of Carassius carassius chromosome 22, fCarCar2.1, whole genome shotgun sequence:
- the LOC132099002 gene encoding leucine-rich repeat and transmembrane domain-containing protein 2-like, whose product MPLSTAPTVGRRRRGNPDSQGLLGVLSVCATLLQLCAGCPSECVCNSLEANCSGRSLISVPALTTLPEGTHTLLLANNRLSSLHVSVFANLSTLKTLDLSNNYLDNLPSRLFHELNNVSNLSLRNNSLTVLDRELFRGLTQLRRLDLSLNGLAAVPLGLLDELQGLTWLSLAGNRLHALERATFEPLVNLQHLELGMNPWECDCNLRDFKHWMEWLIYRGGNVDAVECTLPKDLRGRDIRGVPVEMFNYCLQLEDENGGGAGSTKGGSPPCFRGTATPSSEGAVVRTEAELPDCVKHRYRPVSVRRAIGTVVIAGVVCGIVCIMMVAAAAYGCIYASLMAKYQRELKKRQPLMGDAEAEADPEEKHISSVA is encoded by the exons ATGCCACTCAGCACTGCACCTACAGTGGGTCGCAGGAGGAGAGGAAATCCGGACAGCCAAG GTCTACTAGGTGTGCTGAGTGTGTGTGCTACATTACTGCAGTTATGTGCTGGCTGTCcttcagagtgtgtgtgtaacTCACTGGAAGCTAACTGCAGTGGGCGGAGTTTAATATCTGTGCCTGCTCTCACTACTCTCCCTGAGGGCACACATACCCTCCTTCTGGCCAATAACCGCCTCTCCTCCCTTCACGTCTCTGTCTTCGCCAATCTAAGCACCCTGAAGACACTTGACCTGTCCAATAACTATCTGGACAACCTGCCTTCAAGACTGTTCCATGAGCTGAATAACGTGAGCAATTTGAGTTTGCGTAACAACAGCCTGACGGTTTTGGATCGCGAATTGTTTCGCGGCCTGACTCAGCTGCGGAGACTGGATCTGTCTCTGAATGGCTTGGCCGCTGTGCCGCTGGGCCTGCTGGATGAGCTGCAAGGGCTGACCTGGCTCTCCTTGGCTGGGAACAGACTTCACGCTCTGGAGAGAGCCACATTTGAGCCTCTCGTCAACCTTCAGCACCTGGAGCTGGGCATGAACCCCTGGGAGTGTGACTGCAATCTGAGAGACTTCAAACACTGGATGGAGTGGCTGATATATCGAG GCGGTAATGTCGATGCCGTTGAGTGTACACTTCCGAAGGACTTAAGGGGTCGTGACATCAGGGGCGTTCCTGTGGAGATGTTCAACTACTGTCTGCAATTGGAGGATGAGAATGGGGGCGGGGCTGGGAGCACAAAGGGTGGATCTCCACCATGTTTTCGAGGGACAGCCACTCCGTCATCTGAAGGTGCAGTGGTGCGTACGGAGGCGGAGCTACCAGACTGTGTAAAGCATCGTTATCGGCCAGTCAGTGTTCGCAGGGCGATTGGTACAGTAGTGATCGCTGGTGTGGTCTGTGGAATCGTGTGCATTATGATGGTGGCTGCCGCAGCATATGGCTGCATTTATGCCTCTCTAATGGCAAAATACCAGCGAGAGCTAAAGAAGAGGCAGCCGTTGATGGGTGACGCAGAGGCAGAAGCCGACCCGGAGGAGAAACACATCTCATCAGTTGCATAG